Proteins from a genomic interval of Actinoalloteichus hymeniacidonis:
- a CDS encoding M48 family metallopeptidase, with translation MTRATKLDERMLNAGTTAKFVLLVVLLIASSSMMVLNVALALTAYDGLSCSLAAGIAPGEDSPAEVIAKRGNQWLAYRECSERYAAPPSWWVLVVWWALLAALTALLFRVLPAWKARRGRVVPLAAIDHDGEIHRTVAALVATAGLEWSPRIVVDLTATSAGAVVFGRNKQATVCLHGGLIALRSAAPDRFRAVVLHELAHIANRDVTITYLTVALWRVYLGAALPPFLLWCAWRFWYMSDSEVGGIEAPIVFRALLLIAVLTVLVYLARSDVLRSREIYADLAAVRWGADHGGWTAPTEAEAEQSRGRRALRRFAELWHPHPSWALRRRALTDPAMLFGVDALPLFLTGAAGAIVHTHGMFVLTQYAAITLWAQHAIALTAAGLIAGVVGTALFRAVTHRALGGGAPPSAVRAGWWLGLGMVAGGIVTGQGTINEWVPLRPWILGLVVMAAMAFSWWLVHCARLWVAAWQGRSLRGVMVLSLLASALALSVWFYWWHTQGVAFATGWLPDLAGVRDSVVTFQLGIESDRPPLQLLDRVFARMVSMTDTVAGLPLVIAAFVGVWSVPLLAWTARKPAGRPAWAGDAPWAGGDPRPGEGLPALQRVLIPGAIGGIAGGLALAAVVAGLLAARETETSVARYVVAQMGGFVLTLVIASAVAALLARLAVPTHRLQAALIAGGVAAALAFAILLMWDASELCLPPLNLELAPCATVASPLPLFNSVFVTALPISALIAALIAVPRPLRRPRPSRPGLTAPARIAVIVLLGVNLTVASGYVFQQASFASRLPESADVQRNAVQTMPLDVGTAASPQARALQADAWFDRGGDDLLDTYYRSREELFDAVTLRVDAGYTVDLLTDIGPLCAELVDFSFSASDYFRIPDAEANVLWVTFLLQVWQAGEDCQTGIETNDADLFNSAMQELATAQDTAYEIDEALDAVISAGEG, from the coding sequence ATGACCAGGGCGACCAAGCTCGACGAGCGGATGCTGAACGCGGGCACCACCGCGAAGTTCGTGCTGCTCGTCGTCCTGTTGATCGCCAGCAGCAGCATGATGGTGCTCAACGTGGCCCTCGCGTTGACCGCCTACGACGGCCTCTCCTGCTCGCTGGCCGCAGGCATCGCCCCCGGCGAGGACTCGCCCGCCGAGGTGATCGCCAAGCGCGGCAACCAATGGCTGGCCTACCGCGAATGCAGTGAACGCTATGCGGCGCCGCCGTCCTGGTGGGTCTTGGTCGTCTGGTGGGCGCTGCTGGCCGCGCTGACCGCCCTGCTGTTCCGCGTGTTACCCGCGTGGAAGGCGCGTCGCGGCCGGGTGGTCCCGTTGGCCGCCATCGACCACGACGGCGAGATCCACCGCACGGTGGCCGCCCTGGTGGCGACCGCAGGCCTGGAATGGTCGCCGCGCATCGTCGTCGACCTGACCGCAACCTCGGCAGGGGCCGTGGTCTTCGGCCGCAACAAACAGGCCACGGTGTGCCTGCACGGCGGTCTCATCGCCCTGCGCTCCGCCGCCCCGGACCGATTCCGGGCGGTGGTGCTGCACGAACTCGCCCACATCGCCAACCGCGACGTGACGATCACCTATCTGACCGTGGCGCTGTGGCGGGTCTACCTGGGCGCGGCTCTCCCGCCTTTCCTGCTGTGGTGTGCCTGGCGTTTCTGGTACATGTCCGACTCGGAGGTCGGCGGTATCGAAGCCCCGATCGTGTTCCGGGCGCTGCTGCTCATCGCAGTGTTGACCGTGCTGGTCTACCTCGCCCGATCCGATGTGCTGCGCAGCCGCGAGATCTACGCCGACCTCGCCGCGGTGCGGTGGGGCGCGGACCACGGTGGTTGGACGGCGCCAACGGAGGCCGAGGCCGAGCAGAGCCGGGGCCGTCGGGCGCTGCGCCGGTTCGCCGAACTATGGCACCCGCACCCCAGCTGGGCACTGCGTCGCCGGGCCCTGACCGATCCGGCGATGTTGTTCGGCGTCGACGCGCTGCCGCTGTTCCTCACCGGTGCGGCAGGTGCCATCGTGCACACCCATGGCATGTTCGTCCTCACCCAGTACGCCGCAATCACGCTGTGGGCCCAACATGCCATCGCACTCACCGCAGCAGGCCTGATCGCGGGGGTGGTCGGCACCGCGTTGTTCCGCGCGGTCACCCATCGAGCGCTGGGCGGCGGCGCCCCGCCGTCGGCGGTCCGCGCGGGCTGGTGGCTGGGCCTCGGCATGGTGGCGGGCGGGATCGTCACCGGTCAGGGCACCATCAACGAATGGGTCCCGCTCCGGCCCTGGATCCTGGGCCTGGTCGTCATGGCTGCCATGGCGTTCAGCTGGTGGCTCGTGCACTGTGCACGGCTGTGGGTCGCCGCCTGGCAGGGACGATCCCTGCGGGGCGTGATGGTGCTCAGTCTGTTGGCCTCGGCCTTGGCCCTGTCGGTGTGGTTCTACTGGTGGCACACCCAGGGCGTGGCCTTCGCGACGGGTTGGCTGCCCGATCTCGCCGGAGTCCGCGATTCGGTGGTCACCTTCCAGCTGGGCATCGAATCGGACCGACCGCCGCTACAACTGCTCGACCGGGTGTTCGCCCGGATGGTCAGCATGACGGACACCGTGGCCGGACTTCCCCTGGTCATCGCCGCCTTCGTCGGAGTCTGGTCGGTGCCGCTGCTCGCCTGGACCGCGCGAAAGCCCGCCGGCCGACCGGCGTGGGCCGGTGATGCGCCGTGGGCAGGCGGCGACCCCCGACCGGGCGAGGGCCTCCCCGCCCTGCAACGCGTGCTGATTCCGGGAGCCATCGGCGGGATCGCGGGCGGGTTGGCCTTGGCGGCGGTGGTCGCCGGCTTGCTCGCCGCTCGGGAGACCGAGACCTCGGTGGCCCGGTACGTGGTGGCCCAAATGGGCGGTTTCGTGCTGACACTGGTGATCGCCTCGGCCGTGGCCGCGCTGCTGGCCCGCCTCGCAGTCCCCACCCATCGGTTGCAGGCCGCGCTGATTGCAGGCGGGGTGGCGGCTGCGCTCGCCTTCGCGATCCTGCTCATGTGGGACGCCTCCGAGCTGTGTCTGCCGCCGTTGAACCTCGAGTTGGCGCCGTGCGCCACGGTGGCCAGCCCGCTGCCCCTGTTCAACTCGGTGTTCGTGACCGCGCTACCGATCAGTGCACTCATCGCGGCGCTGATCGCGGTGCCCCGGCCGTTGCGCAGGCCGAGACCGAGCCGGCCGGGGTTGACCGCACCGGCGCGCATAGCGGTGATCGTCCTGCTCGGGGTCAACCTGACGGTGGCCAGCGGCTACGTGTTCCAGCAGGCGTCGTTCGCCTCCCGATTGCCGGAGTCCGCCGACGTGCAACGCAACGCGGTACAGACGATGCCACTCGACGTGGGCACGGCCGCTTCGCCGCAGGCCAGGGCGCTCCAGGCCGATGCGTGGTTCGACCGGGGCGGGGACGACCTGCTGGACACCTATTACCGGTCCCGCGAGGAACTGTTCGACGCGGTCACCCTGCGGGTCGACGCCGGGTACACCGTCGACCTGCTCACCGACATCGGTCCACTGTGTGCGGAGCTGGTCGACTTCAGCTTCTCCGCATCCGACTACTTCCGGATTCCCGACGCCGAGGCCAACGTGCTCTGGGTGACCTTCCTCCTCCAGGTCTGGCAGGCGGGCGAGGACTGCCAGACCGGGATCGAGACCAATGACGCGGACCTGTTCAATTCCGCGATGCAGGAACTGGCCACCGCCCAGGACACCGCCTACGAGATCGACGAGGCTCTAGACGCGGTGATCAGCGCGGGCGAGGGGTGA
- a CDS encoding ABC transporter substrate-binding protein, which yields MRSTRVMIGLSAAAAMVVAGCGTTEEAGGDQPAAGGGDPITIVDSRGQEVTLDGPAQRVAATEWNGVEHLVSLDVMPVGVADIEGYSKWVSAVPLDDTPTEIGTRGEPSIDTLGSLNLDLVVATDSLNEGAIEQIEAMVPVIVIEGGNGEDPIGSMFASLDMVAEATGKQDEAEQLRTDFDAKIAEGAATVEELGATGEPIAFSDAYADAGSVSIRPFVEGALVVSVFEELGLENAWTMEGDASHGLAQADVEGLTELGDVRFWYIANDVLGDPYTDELAGNAIWQSLPFVQDDKVYRFPDGLWMFGGPLSMMQYVDAAVDALEA from the coding sequence ATGCGTAGCACCCGCGTGATGATCGGTTTGTCGGCCGCTGCGGCCATGGTGGTCGCAGGCTGCGGCACCACGGAGGAAGCAGGCGGTGACCAGCCTGCCGCCGGCGGCGGCGATCCCATCACCATCGTCGACTCACGGGGCCAGGAGGTCACCCTCGACGGGCCGGCGCAACGGGTCGCGGCCACCGAGTGGAACGGCGTCGAGCACCTGGTCTCGCTCGACGTCATGCCGGTCGGAGTCGCCGACATCGAGGGCTACAGCAAATGGGTCAGCGCCGTGCCACTGGATGACACGCCCACCGAGATCGGCACCAGGGGCGAACCGAGCATCGACACCCTCGGATCGCTGAACCTGGATCTGGTCGTGGCCACCGACTCCCTCAACGAGGGCGCCATCGAACAGATCGAGGCGATGGTCCCGGTCATCGTCATCGAGGGCGGCAACGGGGAGGACCCCATCGGCAGCATGTTCGCCAGCCTCGACATGGTCGCCGAGGCCACCGGCAAGCAGGACGAGGCCGAGCAGTTGCGGACCGACTTCGACGCGAAGATCGCCGAAGGCGCCGCCACCGTGGAGGAGCTGGGCGCGACGGGCGAGCCGATCGCCTTCTCCGACGCCTATGCCGATGCGGGCTCGGTCAGTATCCGCCCCTTCGTCGAAGGCGCCCTGGTCGTCTCGGTCTTCGAGGAGCTCGGCCTCGAGAACGCCTGGACGATGGAGGGCGACGCGTCCCACGGACTCGCCCAGGCCGATGTGGAAGGCCTCACCGAACTGGGAGATGTCCGGTTCTGGTACATCGCCAACGACGTGCTCGGCGACCCCTACACCGACGAACTGGCGGGCAACGCGATCTGGCAGAGCCTGCCGTTCGTGCAGGACGACAAGGTGTATCGCTTCCCGGACGGCCTGTGGATGTTCGGCGGACCGCTGTCGATGATGCAGTACGTCGACGCGGCCGTCGACGCTCTCGAGGCGTAG
- a CDS encoding iron ABC transporter permease: MTTATRPRPQAAPATDTPRRGRGRLVTLSVGLAAFILLISAVHLTQGTSDLDALDVLGLLFGQTADHTLAVVIESRLPRLLAAIVVGVALGVAGTAMQSVARNIMAAPDTLAVGAGAHLAMVAVAAFGVSVPLLGSAGIAFAGGLAAAALVLTLSGAGGTGIVRLVLAGTATALAMTAGTNILLLLFAQETQGMYAWGAGSLGQNGLDGVRTIGPIIGVAVLLLLLVARRLDLVYLGDDHARALGVGVGRVRLVTILLAVLLSASAVTLAGPIGFVGLAAPALMRLSANAIPGLHRHTALILTSGATGVALLLGADVLLRALVGAQGALEVPTGVVTSLLGAVFLMVLARNIRISSTVEPPAAGTKGTISARRFRLTLGVLLIAAVGVTVGSVLLGDTWLLLGDVANWITGQAGPIVSNVMDNRAPRVLAALLAGAALALAGAVIQSVARNPLAEPGIIGVAGGAGLGAITVITLVTGVGFWFQAGAAAVGAAVATAVVFAMAAKGGFASARLVLIGFGVQQATQALITLLITASDPWNETKALTWLAGSTYGRSFEHLVPMVVAVLLIVPLLIRTRSELDLLSVDDETPRVLGVHVPRSRLLLLVCSVLLTGTAVAGVGVISFVGLVAPHAARAIVGRRHSRALPVAALLGGILVCAADTIGRTVIAPGQLPAGLMTALIGAPYFVWLLYRSRTRT, translated from the coding sequence GTGACTACGGCGACTCGGCCGCGCCCGCAGGCGGCACCGGCCACCGACACCCCCCGCCGAGGGCGCGGGCGGCTCGTGACGTTGAGCGTCGGGCTCGCGGCGTTCATCCTGTTGATCTCGGCGGTGCATCTCACCCAGGGCACCTCGGACCTCGACGCCCTCGACGTGCTGGGACTGCTGTTCGGCCAGACGGCGGACCACACGCTGGCGGTCGTCATCGAGTCCCGGCTTCCCAGGCTGCTCGCGGCGATCGTCGTCGGGGTCGCACTGGGAGTCGCGGGCACGGCGATGCAGTCGGTGGCGCGCAACATCATGGCGGCGCCGGACACGCTGGCCGTCGGCGCCGGTGCCCATCTCGCGATGGTGGCGGTCGCGGCCTTCGGGGTCTCGGTTCCGCTGCTGGGCTCGGCGGGCATCGCCTTCGCGGGCGGGCTGGCCGCGGCGGCCCTGGTGCTCACCCTGTCCGGCGCGGGTGGCACCGGAATCGTGCGACTGGTCCTGGCGGGCACCGCCACCGCCCTGGCCATGACCGCGGGGACCAACATCCTGTTGCTGCTGTTCGCGCAGGAGACCCAGGGAATGTATGCCTGGGGCGCGGGGTCGCTCGGGCAGAACGGACTCGACGGCGTCCGCACCATCGGACCGATCATCGGCGTCGCCGTGTTGCTGTTGTTGCTGGTGGCACGGCGACTGGACCTCGTCTACCTCGGCGACGACCACGCCAGGGCGCTGGGCGTCGGCGTTGGCCGGGTCCGACTGGTGACGATCCTGCTCGCCGTGCTGTTGTCCGCCTCGGCGGTGACCCTGGCGGGCCCGATCGGTTTCGTCGGCCTGGCCGCCCCCGCGTTGATGCGGCTCTCGGCCAACGCGATTCCCGGACTGCACCGGCATACCGCCCTGATCCTGACCTCCGGCGCGACCGGGGTGGCCCTGCTGTTGGGCGCGGATGTCCTGCTGCGCGCGCTGGTCGGTGCCCAGGGCGCGCTGGAGGTCCCCACCGGAGTGGTGACCAGCCTGTTGGGCGCCGTCTTCCTGATGGTGCTGGCCCGCAACATCCGGATCAGCTCCACCGTGGAGCCACCGGCCGCGGGCACCAAGGGCACGATCAGCGCCCGCCGCTTCCGGCTGACCCTCGGTGTCCTGCTGATCGCGGCGGTCGGGGTGACGGTCGGCTCGGTGCTGCTGGGCGATACCTGGCTGCTGCTGGGCGATGTGGCCAACTGGATCACCGGACAGGCCGGTCCCATCGTCAGCAACGTCATGGACAACCGTGCCCCCCGGGTGCTCGCCGCGCTGTTGGCGGGGGCCGCCCTGGCCCTGGCGGGTGCGGTGATCCAGTCGGTGGCCCGCAACCCACTCGCGGAACCCGGCATCATCGGCGTCGCGGGCGGCGCGGGTCTCGGTGCGATCACCGTGATCACCCTGGTCACGGGCGTCGGATTCTGGTTCCAGGCCGGTGCGGCGGCGGTGGGAGCGGCCGTGGCCACCGCCGTGGTGTTCGCGATGGCCGCCAAGGGCGGCTTCGCCAGCGCCCGACTGGTGCTGATCGGCTTCGGGGTGCAACAGGCCACGCAGGCTCTGATCACCCTGCTGATCACCGCGTCCGACCCGTGGAACGAGACCAAGGCGCTGACCTGGCTGGCGGGCTCCACCTACGGCCGGTCCTTCGAACACCTGGTGCCGATGGTCGTGGCGGTGCTGCTGATCGTGCCGCTGCTGATCCGAACCAGGAGCGAACTCGACCTGCTGTCGGTCGACGACGAGACTCCACGGGTGCTGGGCGTCCATGTGCCCCGATCCCGACTCCTGCTGTTGGTGTGCTCGGTCCTCCTGACGGGCACGGCGGTCGCGGGCGTCGGCGTGATCTCCTTCGTCGGCCTGGTGGCCCCGCATGCGGCCAGGGCGATCGTGGGTCGGCGGCACTCCAGGGCGCTGCCGGTGGCGGCACTGTTGGGCGGCATCCTGGTGTGCGCCGCCGACACCATCGGCCGCACCGTCATCGCCCCCGGCCAGCTTCCGGCGGGTCTGATGACCGCCCTGATCGGCGCGCCGTACTTCGTCTGGCTGCTCTACCGGAGCCGCACCCGCACCTGA
- a CDS encoding WXG100 family type VII secretion target: MSEDSLIAPVESSREVWTGSGLAEGVEGLIDAIAGESWVDTALAGGTLAVEAAATAMDPISALLANGLGWAMEYFDPLREMLDELTGIPDVVAAHAATWENMSTELSAMATDLDAHLAADLPDWTGEASEAYRSMMANNVEALGGLSAISTAMSVATEGAGGLVELTRGLVRDLIADLVARVIVWAVEAIFVVTIPVIASQIAAAVVKWAGRILTYTLGLIDSLTNLSKLLNE; encoded by the coding sequence ATGAGTGAAGACTCGTTGATCGCACCGGTGGAGTCGTCCCGCGAGGTGTGGACGGGCTCGGGGTTGGCCGAGGGCGTCGAGGGTCTGATCGATGCCATCGCGGGCGAAAGCTGGGTGGACACCGCGCTGGCTGGTGGCACGCTGGCCGTCGAGGCCGCGGCGACCGCGATGGACCCGATCAGCGCGCTATTGGCCAATGGACTCGGCTGGGCGATGGAGTATTTCGACCCGCTACGAGAGATGCTCGACGAGCTGACCGGCATTCCGGACGTGGTAGCCGCACACGCCGCCACCTGGGAGAACATGTCTACCGAGCTATCAGCCATGGCAACCGATCTCGACGCGCACCTGGCGGCGGACCTTCCGGATTGGACCGGCGAGGCATCGGAGGCCTATCGCAGCATGATGGCCAACAACGTCGAGGCGCTCGGGGGTCTGTCGGCGATCTCGACGGCGATGTCGGTGGCCACCGAGGGGGCGGGCGGGCTCGTCGAGCTGACCAGAGGATTGGTCCGCGATCTCATCGCAGATCTGGTCGCCCGGGTGATCGTCTGGGCCGTCGAGGCGATCTTCGTGGTCACGATCCCGGTGATCGCCTCGCAGATCGCGGCTGCGGTGGTCAAGTGGGCGGGTCGCATTCTGACGTACACCCTGGGACTGATCGACAGTCTCACCAACCTCAGCAAGCTTCTCAACGAGTAG
- a CDS encoding type VII secretion target: MADGYDVEVEQLRTHAGNVDAVRARFDAVRSASSNIAQNEEAYGTLCGWISGVLEARHTKQDELFAYVEENLNLLAEALRTTASNYEGMEDTNTDVIRSAGGEALR; encoded by the coding sequence ATGGCCGACGGATACGACGTCGAGGTCGAGCAATTACGTACCCATGCGGGCAATGTGGATGCGGTCCGGGCGCGGTTCGACGCGGTGCGGTCGGCCAGCTCGAACATCGCGCAGAACGAAGAGGCCTACGGCACGTTGTGCGGCTGGATCTCAGGTGTGCTGGAGGCTAGGCATACCAAGCAGGACGAGTTGTTCGCCTACGTCGAGGAGAACCTCAATCTGCTCGCCGAGGCCTTGCGCACCACGGCTTCGAACTACGAGGGCATGGAGGACACGAATACCGACGTGATCCGTTCCGCCGGGGGCGAGGCGTTGCGATGA
- a CDS encoding ABC transporter ATP-binding protein produces the protein MSATPPHAPTGVAARELDIAYGRDTVVHAASIALDAGTVTALIGPNGSGKSTLLRALARLHPPVAGAVTFADGADLRALSGKDLARRITLLSQQRTAPGGLCVRELIEFGRHPHRSRWGGHDPDGPAAVERALTLTGLTALADRPVQALSGGQAQRVWLASCLAQDTALLLLDEPTTFLDLRYQVEILDVVRDLADAHGVGVGVVLHDLDQAAAIADRMLLLEGGRVTAGGTPDDVLTAENLTRAYGIRVDVARIDGRIHTRAVGRFNDAAAALAQA, from the coding sequence GTGTCCGCAACCCCACCGCACGCCCCGACCGGCGTCGCCGCCCGCGAACTCGACATCGCCTACGGCCGCGACACCGTGGTGCACGCCGCCTCGATCGCCCTTGACGCGGGCACCGTGACCGCGCTGATCGGTCCCAACGGCAGCGGAAAGTCCACTCTGCTGCGGGCGCTGGCCCGGTTGCACCCGCCGGTCGCCGGGGCCGTCACCTTCGCCGACGGCGCCGACCTGCGTGCGCTGTCCGGAAAAGACCTCGCCCGGCGGATCACGCTGCTATCCCAGCAACGGACCGCGCCCGGCGGCCTGTGCGTCCGAGAACTGATCGAGTTCGGTCGGCATCCGCACCGCTCCCGGTGGGGCGGCCACGACCCGGACGGCCCCGCCGCCGTGGAACGCGCCCTGACGCTCACCGGGCTCACCGCGCTCGCCGACCGCCCCGTGCAGGCCCTGTCCGGTGGGCAGGCCCAGCGCGTGTGGCTCGCGAGCTGCCTCGCCCAGGACACCGCGCTGCTCCTGCTCGACGAGCCGACCACCTTCCTCGACCTGCGATACCAGGTGGAGATCCTCGATGTGGTCCGCGACCTCGCCGACGCACACGGCGTCGGCGTCGGCGTGGTGCTCCACGACCTCGATCAGGCCGCCGCCATCGCCGATCGAATGCTGCTCCTCGAAGGCGGCCGGGTCACCGCCGGCGGCACCCCGGACGACGTCCTCACCGCCGAGAACCTCACCCGTGCCTACGGAATCCGCGTCGATGTCGCTCGCATCGACGGGCGCATCCACACCCGCGCGGTCGGCCGGTTCAACGATGCGGCCGCCGCGCTCGCCCAGGCGTGA
- a CDS encoding pectate lyase family protein yields MTRFGILRNPGRRRRSVVLIALLATVGGVVSVAPATADAPPAGQVYSDVADGFAGTSGLGVERTTGGEGGETVTVTDYESLVRYATAPEPYVIRVGGEITVTPYGTEIRVASDKTIVGVGLVGHIVNGGFFLGDGVHNVIIRNLTIRDTLMEEDDPDDKDFDYDGIQLDNAHHVWIDHNTITRMNDGLIDSRKDTTYLTVSWNVLAENNKSFGIGWTDNVTSRITIHHNWIRDTNQRNPSADNIAYAHLYNNYLQNVRSTGNHSRGATKMVLENSYFDNVKDPYYLDAAAELRESGNIVVNSTGKRDSGGSAFNPSDFYSYTLDSAADIPALLGTEAGPQADIGQ; encoded by the coding sequence ATGACCAGGTTCGGAATTCTTCGGAACCCGGGGCGGCGACGGCGATCCGTCGTGCTGATCGCCCTACTGGCCACGGTCGGCGGGGTGGTGTCCGTGGCGCCCGCCACCGCCGACGCACCACCGGCCGGACAGGTCTACTCCGATGTCGCCGACGGATTCGCGGGCACCAGCGGACTGGGTGTCGAGCGCACCACCGGCGGCGAGGGCGGCGAGACCGTCACCGTCACCGACTATGAATCCCTGGTCCGCTACGCCACGGCCCCCGAGCCCTACGTCATCCGGGTCGGCGGCGAGATCACCGTCACGCCCTACGGCACCGAGATCCGGGTGGCCTCCGACAAGACCATCGTGGGCGTCGGCCTGGTGGGACACATCGTCAACGGCGGTTTCTTCCTCGGCGACGGCGTCCACAACGTGATCATCCGCAACCTCACCATCCGCGACACACTGATGGAGGAGGACGACCCCGACGACAAGGACTTCGACTACGACGGCATCCAACTCGACAACGCGCACCATGTCTGGATCGACCACAACACCATCACTCGGATGAACGACGGACTGATCGACAGCCGCAAGGACACCACCTACCTGACGGTGTCGTGGAACGTGCTCGCCGAGAACAACAAGTCCTTCGGTATCGGCTGGACCGACAACGTCACCTCGCGGATCACCATCCACCACAACTGGATCCGCGACACCAATCAGCGCAACCCCAGCGCCGACAACATCGCCTACGCGCATCTCTACAACAACTACCTGCAGAACGTGCGATCCACCGGAAACCATTCGCGTGGCGCCACCAAGATGGTCCTGGAGAACAGCTACTTCGACAACGTCAAGGACCCGTACTACCTGGACGCGGCCGCGGAATTGCGCGAGTCCGGCAACATCGTGGTCAACTCCACCGGAAAGCGGGATTCCGGCGGCTCGGCGTTCAACCCGAGCGACTTCTATTCCTACACCTTGGACTCGGCGGCCGACATCCCCGCATTGCTGGGCACCGAGGCCGGACCACAGGCCGACATCGGGCAGTGA
- a CDS encoding EndoU domain-containing protein: MDGHGDDEGGGHFPGTGLSDKTEFPERWAPYDENRPGDRIVENILDIARNPDEPPFLQDNGNWNAQGTRDGVTVEVIIDPDGNIVTAFPQPGGHGVFHNDENGVPGVYNENGTLIQQDENGDWVGENERGDPVRYDEHGNPVG, from the coding sequence TTGGACGGTCACGGCGACGATGAGGGTGGCGGTCACTTCCCTGGCACCGGCCTGTCCGACAAGACCGAGTTTCCCGAGCGATGGGCGCCCTACGATGAGAACCGACCCGGTGACCGGATCGTCGAGAACATTCTTGATATCGCCAGGAACCCGGATGAACCGCCCTTCTTACAGGACAACGGCAACTGGAACGCCCAAGGGACTCGGGATGGTGTGACGGTAGAGGTCATCATCGATCCCGACGGCAACATCGTGACAGCCTTTCCGCAGCCTGGCGGTCATGGCGTGTTCCACAATGACGAGAACGGCGTTCCGGGTGTGTACAACGAGAACGGCACACTGATTCAGCAGGACGAGAACGGCGATTGGGTCGGCGAGAACGAGCGGGGCGATCCAGTCCGGTACGACGAGCACGGCAATCCGGTCGGCTAG
- a CDS encoding YbaB/EbfC family nucleoid-associated protein translates to MNDRILDPGGARERLEAWKGRIDKLAADTQTMSSRLQAVRITTNDPTGLTEVTIDSTGSLVNLTLTDRIHRVPPTVVAETIMATLGRARTTLSEQSQEIIADTMGTESPTAQAVSASVGRQLRGEAPPHPGSSTDEDGEDFDDRSYLGRR, encoded by the coding sequence ATGAACGACCGCATCCTCGACCCCGGCGGGGCCCGCGAGCGACTCGAAGCGTGGAAGGGCCGCATCGACAAGCTTGCCGCCGACACCCAGACGATGAGCAGCCGTCTTCAAGCTGTGCGTATCACCACGAACGATCCGACCGGGCTGACCGAGGTCACCATCGATTCGACCGGCTCGCTGGTGAATCTCACACTGACCGACCGGATTCACCGTGTCCCCCCGACCGTCGTAGCCGAGACGATCATGGCGACGCTCGGCCGGGCGAGGACCACCCTGTCCGAGCAGTCGCAGGAGATCATCGCCGACACGATGGGGACCGAATCGCCGACGGCACAGGCCGTCTCGGCCAGCGTCGGCAGGCAACTGCGTGGTGAGGCACCACCGCACCCTGGTTCCTCGACGGACGAGGACGGCGAGGACTTCGACGACCGCTCCTACCTCGGGCGGCGGTGA
- a CDS encoding VOC family protein: MTSRITAIAIDAASPQVIADFWCQVLGWQVVEVEDGGIGIAPVGETVSRIDIFPVPEGKQVKNRLHLDLRADGMSPENELARLVELGARRVDVGQPAEVSWTVLADPEGNEFCLLDTGSQP, encoded by the coding sequence ATGACCAGCAGAATCACGGCCATCGCGATCGACGCGGCATCGCCGCAGGTCATCGCGGATTTCTGGTGCCAGGTGCTCGGGTGGCAGGTCGTCGAGGTGGAGGACGGGGGGATCGGCATCGCGCCGGTCGGCGAGACGGTGTCGCGCATCGACATCTTCCCGGTGCCCGAGGGCAAACAGGTGAAGAACCGACTGCACCTGGACCTGCGGGCCGACGGGATGAGCCCGGAGAACGAGTTGGCTCGACTGGTGGAGCTGGGCGCCCGGCGGGTGGATGTCGGCCAGCCCGCCGAGGTGTCCTGGACGGTGTTGGCCGACCCGGAGGGGAACGAGTTCTGCCTGTTGGACACCGGATCGCAGCCCTGA